The following proteins are co-located in the Castanea sativa cultivar Marrone di Chiusa Pesio chromosome 8, ASM4071231v1 genome:
- the LOC142607644 gene encoding F-box/kelch-repeat protein At2g44130-like: MEGSEFTELVPSLPEELGLECLTRLPYTTHRVASRVCRRWRDLLQSKDFYHHRRKSGHTHKVACLVQALPSATGRKRSESPSYGITVFDPVSETWERVDPVPKYPDGLPLFSQLASCEGKLVLMGGWDPASYNPVTDVFVYDFTTRRWRRGNDMPSKRSFFAIGAFSGRVYIAGGHDENKNALESAWVYDLRKDEWAELTRMSQERDECEGVVIGNEFWVVSGYGTESQGGFEGSADVYDFGSGNWTRMDMVWEPGRCPRSSVGDAVRKDGKLVSWAESDSAVRVRTCGVMLGTKLTLVTGSEYQGAPQGFYIVDGQNGKLVRIRVPDEFSGFVQSGCCVEI; encoded by the coding sequence ATGGAAGGTTCTGAGTTCACTGAGTTGGTCCCTAGTTTGCCAGAAGAACTCGGTCTCGAGTGCTTGACTCGGCTACCATACACGACTCACCGAGTCGCCTCCCGAGTATGCAGAAGATGGCGTGACCTGCTACAAAGCAAGGATTTTTATCACCACAGGAGGAAATCTGGGCACACCCACAAAGTGGCTTGCTTGGTTCAGGCTCTTCCGAGTGCTACCGGGCGAAAGCGGAGCGAGTCACCGAGTTACGGGATCACTGTGTTTGACCCGGTGAGTGAGACTTGGGAACGAGTCGACCCGGTTCCCAAGTACCCAGATGGGTTACCTTTGTTTTCTCAGTTGGCAAGCTGTGAAGGCAAGCTGGTTTTGATGGGTGGGTGGGACCCGGCGAGTTACAACCCGGTCACCGACGTGTTCGTCTACGACTTCACGACTCGTCGTTGGAGACGCGGCAACGACATGCCGTCTAAGCGCTCGTTTTTCGCTATCGGAGCCTTTTCGGGTCGGGTTTACATAGCGGGCGGGCACGATGAGAACAAGAACGCGTTGGAATCGGCGTGGGTTTACGATCTGAGGAAGGACGAGTGGGCCGAGTTGACTCGGATGAGTCAGGAACGGGACGAGTGCGAAGGGGTGGTGATTGGGAACGAGTTCTGGGTGGTGAGTGGGTATGGCACCGAGTCACAAGGCGGGTTCGAGGGGAGTGCTGACGTGTACGATTTCGGGTCGGGTAATTGGACCCGAATGGACATGGTTTGGGAGCCGGGTCGGTGCCCGAGGTCAAGCGTTGGTGACGCGGTGAGGAAAGATGGGAAATTGGTGAGTTGGGCTGAGTCGGACTCGGCGGTCCGAGTTAGAACGTGCGGGGTAATGTTGGGGACGAAATTGACCCTGGTGACAGGGTCTGAGTACCAGGGTGCACCACAAGGGTTTTATATAGTGGATGGGCAAAATGGTAAATTGGTCAGGATTAGGGTACCTGATGAATTTTCTGGCTTTGTTCAATCCGGGTGCTGTGTGGAAATTTGA